The following are from one region of the Lacinutrix sp. Bg11-31 genome:
- a CDS encoding endonuclease/exonuclease/phosphatase family protein: MRKLKFFEKIMFFFNSVVAFILLLSYILPLLPPKTFAALSVLGLGVPILILLNVLFFVYWLVKIKKQLLLSLLILAIGYSIFGSLYKFSESKTIEDINNISIMNYNVRLFNLYKWIPNEDAEEKLVGFIKKERPDILSLQEYHPRESTKLGFYKYKYEKLLGKKKNYGQAIFSNYPIINSGSVEFPNTFNNAIYIDIVKDKDTIRIYNLHLQSLRIDPKVENLTTKESEKLFNGVGESFKMQQFQSELFLKHKNKCSYKTIICGDFNNTAFSYVYKQVRADFKDTFKEAGNGFGRTYNFKFFPMRIDFIFADPAFKVNSFKTYDVQYSDHYPIMTKVSLVQ; encoded by the coding sequence ATGCGGAAATTAAAATTTTTCGAGAAAATAATGTTCTTCTTCAACTCTGTTGTGGCATTTATTTTACTGTTGTCTTATATCTTACCATTACTACCACCAAAAACGTTTGCAGCCCTGTCTGTGTTAGGTTTAGGTGTGCCAATTTTAATACTTTTAAATGTCTTATTCTTTGTTTATTGGCTAGTTAAAATAAAAAAACAACTTTTATTATCGTTACTCATTTTAGCTATTGGGTATTCTATTTTTGGTTCTTTGTATAAGTTTTCTGAATCTAAAACAATAGAGGATATAAACAATATTTCTATTATGAATTACAACGTGAGATTATTTAATCTCTATAAATGGATTCCTAATGAAGATGCCGAGGAAAAACTAGTTGGTTTTATAAAAAAAGAAAGACCAGATATTCTCTCTTTACAAGAATACCATCCACGAGAAAGCACTAAATTAGGTTTTTACAAGTATAAATATGAAAAGCTACTTGGTAAAAAGAAAAATTACGGACAAGCCATTTTCTCAAATTATCCAATAATAAATTCTGGTTCGGTAGAATTTCCTAATACTTTTAACAATGCTATTTATATTGATATCGTAAAAGATAAGGACACTATTAGAATTTATAATTTACACTTACAGTCACTACGTATCGATCCAAAAGTTGAAAATTTAACGACCAAAGAATCCGAGAAACTATTTAATGGAGTAGGAGAGTCTTTTAAAATGCAACAGTTTCAATCCGAATTATTTTTAAAGCACAAAAACAAGTGTAGTTATAAAACAATTATCTGTGGAGACTTTAATAACACAGCTTTTTCTTATGTTTATAAACAGGTTAGAGCAGATTTTAAAGACACGTTTAAAGAAGCTGGAAATGGTTTTGGTAGAACGTATAACTTTAAGTTCTTTCCAATGCGTATCGATTTTATATTTGCAGATCCTGCATTTAAAGTAAATAGTTTTAAAACTTACGATGTCCAGTATTCAGATCATTATCCTATAATGACGAAGGTTAGTCTTGTTCAGTGA
- a CDS encoding DUF6122 family protein has product MMQPFLHYGIHFLLPLAIALYFFKSQWKKAYLIMILGILIDLDHLLANPIFEANRCSINFHPLHSYYLIPFYLLLVFPKKTRWIGLGLCIHILADAVDCWMMS; this is encoded by the coding sequence ATGATGCAACCATTCTTACATTATGGTATTCATTTTTTACTGCCTTTAGCAATAGCTTTATACTTTTTTAAATCACAGTGGAAAAAGGCTTACTTAATAATGATTTTGGGTATATTAATTGACTTAGATCACTTGTTAGCAAATCCTATATTTGAAGCCAATAGGTGTAGTATAAATTTTCATCCGCTACATAGTTATTACTTAATTCCTTTCTACTTGCTTTTAGTGTTTCCGAAAAAAACAAGATGGATAGGCTTAGGTTTATGTATTCATATTTTAGCAGATGCTGTAGATTGTTGGATGATGAGCTGA
- a CDS encoding WbqC family protein, which yields MTILLHPTYFPSIATFVAIIKADAVVLEVYDNYQKQTYRNRCYVYAANGKLQLSVPVVFSQKNRQKYSEVKIANDYKWQDNHFKSLESAYRTSPFYEYYIDELKPLFAQTFDTILDFNLKCFEVICECLQLEINSSKTKLFEKEPKDLKDYRGLVNAKKENIITLEPYTQVFYSKHGYINNLSILDLLFNEGPNAISYLESQNIL from the coding sequence ATGACAATATTACTCCATCCTACATATTTCCCAAGCATTGCAACTTTTGTTGCTATTATAAAAGCAGATGCTGTTGTTTTGGAAGTTTACGATAATTACCAAAAGCAAACCTATAGAAACCGTTGTTATGTTTATGCTGCAAATGGAAAATTACAATTAAGTGTTCCTGTTGTTTTTAGCCAGAAAAATAGACAAAAGTATAGCGAAGTTAAGATTGCCAACGATTACAAATGGCAAGACAATCATTTTAAATCTTTAGAATCGGCCTATAGAACCTCTCCTTTTTACGAGTATTATATAGATGAATTAAAACCACTTTTCGCACAAACGTTCGATACTATTTTAGATTTTAATCTAAAATGCTTTGAAGTCATTTGCGAATGCCTTCAGCTTGAAATAAATAGTTCTAAAACTAAACTTTTTGAAAAAGAACCCAAAGATTTAAAAGATTACAGAGGCTTAGTAAATGCTAAAAAAGAAAATATAATTACCTTAGAACCTTACACTCAAGTGTTTTATTCTAAACATGGCTATATTAATAATTTAAGCATATTAGATTTACTTTTTAACGAAGGACCTAATGCTATTAGTTATTTAGAATCTCAAAACATTCTATAA
- a CDS encoding tetratricopeptide repeat protein, with amino-acid sequence MESPNLQRGLQLFELGRFKESIPYFQNAITENAEDFNAKYFLAQCYFQLDNIDKAFTVITDLRKDYPNEAEIYFLLSQIYLHEDKLKEANENVDKALEIDPDDENHFGQKAYILINSKQFESALDFANEGLRINSKNTFCLNARTTALTKLNRKDEAASSIENLLNDNPENAYSHANVGWSHLESNKPKEALKHFKEALMLDPNLDYARSGMLTAMKSKNKIYNLYLRYSFWISNKSQKNQYIFIIGLYIAYRLSLKLLSASGLTIMAIPLIIAYLLFALGSWIMDPLSNMILMFDKFGKYLLDKKDKLSGQIMFGLLISALLFFGVYFILNDPLYALISAACLAAILPLTRAALSDTEKSEIINYIYGIAMILIAIFGTSLGFEFGTVATAVGILFIAYTWLGSFLTK; translated from the coding sequence ATGGAAAGCCCTAATCTACAAAGAGGTCTGCAGTTATTTGAGTTAGGACGATTTAAAGAGTCTATTCCATATTTTCAAAATGCTATAACAGAGAATGCCGAAGACTTTAATGCAAAATATTTTTTAGCACAATGCTACTTTCAGTTAGATAATATCGACAAAGCCTTTACTGTAATTACAGATTTAAGAAAAGACTATCCTAACGAAGCTGAGATATACTTTTTACTGTCACAAATTTATCTTCATGAAGATAAGCTTAAAGAGGCTAATGAAAATGTAGATAAAGCATTAGAAATTGATCCAGATGACGAAAATCATTTTGGACAGAAAGCTTATATTCTTATAAATAGTAAACAATTTGAAAGCGCTTTAGATTTTGCAAACGAAGGTTTAAGAATCAATTCTAAAAACACCTTTTGCTTAAACGCAAGAACAACTGCACTTACCAAATTAAACCGAAAAGATGAAGCTGCTTCATCAATAGAGAATCTTCTTAACGACAACCCAGAGAACGCTTACTCTCATGCTAATGTTGGTTGGTCTCATTTAGAAAGTAATAAGCCTAAGGAAGCTTTAAAACATTTCAAAGAGGCTTTAATGCTGGATCCTAATTTAGATTATGCTAGAAGTGGAATGCTTACTGCTATGAAATCTAAAAATAAAATTTACAATCTCTATTTAAGATATTCTTTTTGGATAAGTAACAAGTCGCAAAAAAACCAATATATTTTTATAATAGGTTTATATATTGCCTACCGCCTTTCTTTAAAATTATTATCGGCAAGCGGATTAACAATTATGGCAATTCCATTAATAATTGCTTATTTATTATTTGCATTAGGCAGTTGGATTATGGATCCTTTGTCTAATATGATTTTGATGTTCGATAAATTCGGAAAATACCTTTTAGATAAAAAAGACAAATTAAGCGGACAAATTATGTTTGGCCTTTTAATAAGTGCATTGCTATTTTTTGGAGTCTACTTTATTCTTAACGATCCGCTTTATGCACTAATTAGCGCTGCTTGTTTAGCTGCAATATTGCCTTTAACACGTGCTGCACTATCAGATACTGAAAAGTCTGAAATTATTAACTATATTTATGGAATAGCCATGATATTAATCGCCATTTTTGGAACATCTTTAGGTTTCGAATTTGGAACAGTTGCAACAGCTGTTGGTATTCTATTTATTGCCTACACTTGGTTAGGTAGCTTTTTAACAAAATAA
- a CDS encoding AAA family ATPase, with protein MDNSLLESLLKALEFSPENNELRFQIAKIYLNSFNYTEAEKHLISLLDKANKKEYKYLLAKCYYNQEKYNLTEVILEELTENSNDIDHLELYCSALLKLENHAEALSIYQTILEIDNRYYNPDFESVFKLAVTSEVDDFIDEDALSMLKKPDVNFSDVGGMENVKEEIDLKIIKPLLHKDLYKAYGKKIGGGILLYGPPGCGKTHIARATAGEIDANFINIGINDILDMWLGNSEKNLHEIFETARENKPCVIFIDEIDALGANRNDINKTAGRTVINQFLSELDGIDSDNDGILVLGATNAPWYIDPAFRRPGRFDRIIFVAPPDEKARESIFKIQLEGKPTEDIDLKQLAKKSKEYSGADISSSIDIAIEQKLLESFKDGIPKPLKTKDIIKAFGKMKPSTKEWFGSAKNYALYSNDSGLYDDILTYLKIKK; from the coding sequence ATGGATAATTCGCTACTAGAAAGCTTATTAAAAGCACTTGAGTTTTCTCCAGAAAATAACGAGTTACGTTTTCAAATTGCAAAGATTTATCTCAATAGTTTTAATTATACTGAAGCTGAAAAACATCTTATTTCTCTGTTAGACAAAGCTAATAAGAAAGAGTACAAGTATTTATTGGCTAAATGTTATTACAATCAAGAAAAATATAATTTAACCGAAGTTATACTAGAAGAACTTACAGAGAATAGCAATGACATAGACCATCTCGAATTGTATTGCAGCGCATTACTAAAGCTAGAAAATCATGCCGAAGCATTATCTATTTATCAAACGATTTTAGAAATAGATAATAGATATTATAATCCTGATTTCGAGTCGGTTTTTAAACTTGCAGTTACTAGTGAAGTTGACGATTTTATTGACGAAGATGCACTTTCCATGCTAAAAAAACCAGACGTTAATTTTAGCGATGTTGGTGGTATGGAAAATGTAAAAGAAGAAATAGATTTAAAAATTATAAAACCACTACTCCACAAAGATTTATATAAAGCTTACGGAAAAAAAATTGGAGGTGGTATTTTGCTTTACGGTCCTCCAGGTTGTGGAAAAACGCACATTGCAAGAGCAACAGCAGGAGAAATTGATGCCAATTTTATAAATATTGGTATTAATGATATATTAGATATGTGGTTGGGAAATTCAGAAAAGAACCTTCATGAAATTTTTGAAACTGCACGCGAAAATAAACCATGTGTTATTTTTATAGATGAAATTGATGCACTTGGAGCCAATAGAAACGACATTAATAAAACAGCAGGACGCACAGTAATAAACCAGTTTCTGTCTGAGTTAGATGGTATAGATTCAGATAACGATGGTATTCTTGTTTTAGGAGCCACAAATGCACCTTGGTATATAGATCCAGCCTTTAGAAGACCTGGCCGTTTTGATCGTATTATTTTTGTAGCGCCTCCAGATGAAAAAGCTAGAGAATCTATTTTTAAAATTCAGTTAGAAGGAAAACCAACGGAAGACATAGATTTAAAACAATTAGCTAAAAAAAGCAAAGAATATTCTGGTGCAGATATTAGCTCTAGTATTGATATTGCAATAGAACAAAAGTTGCTAGAATCTTTTAAAGATGGTATTCCAAAACCTCTAAAGACAAAAGATATTATTAAAGCTTTTGGTAAAATGAAACCTTCAACAAAAGAATGGTTTGGTTCTGCTAAAAACTATGCTCTATATTCTAACGATTCTGGATTGTACGACGACATTCTTACTTATTTGAAAATAAAAAAATAA
- the lepB gene encoding signal peptidase I, whose product MNGTQWIIFFLIIQLIHGLATWKLYIKAGRKAWEAFVPVYNAVILMKIINREWWWTILLFLPIVNLIMFPVIWVETARSFGKNSRLDTILAIVTLGFYNFYLNYVADVSYVADRSLKARTSAGDWISSILFAIVAATIVHTYFIQPFVIPSSSLEKTLLVGDFLFVSKFHYGARVPMTTVALPMVHDSVPKTKMKSYIFDDKYEERNTSWKNKLQLPYMRLPGFQKITRNEIVVFNQPADTLLDMNDFTPDRNYYKPIDKKTNLVKRCVGVPGDNLEIREGHVYINGEQNILPDRARLQFFYTVKTNGDIRQLFNKYEITESSANETYYIENKYLDDPKIKDFINASTDVNLNIIKRDSLKTEVSGRLNQRFFNRLKMTVANTNYIGNMTEELAAKVAKDPSVISLEKVNSETPDARLFPQDSEYSYTADNFGPIYIPKKGESLDLTITNFPLYKRVIGEYERNTITSRGNQILINGEVATNYTFKQDYYWMMGDNRQNSIDSRYWGFVPFDHVVGKPVLVWMSFDTIKKKVRWDRLFTTVHGTGKSTSYLIPVLVLIAGLIGFNRFRKRKKK is encoded by the coding sequence ATGAACGGAACACAATGGATTATATTCTTCTTGATTATTCAATTAATTCACGGATTAGCCACTTGGAAATTATATATAAAAGCAGGTCGTAAAGCGTGGGAAGCCTTTGTTCCTGTTTACAATGCTGTTATTTTAATGAAAATAATTAATAGAGAATGGTGGTGGACTATCCTACTCTTTTTACCTATTGTAAACCTTATTATGTTTCCAGTTATTTGGGTAGAAACAGCAAGAAGTTTTGGAAAAAACTCAAGATTAGATACTATTCTAGCTATAGTAACTTTAGGTTTTTATAACTTTTACTTAAACTATGTTGCAGATGTTAGTTATGTTGCAGACAGAAGTTTAAAAGCAAGAACTAGCGCTGGAGATTGGATAAGCTCAATTCTTTTTGCAATTGTAGCAGCAACTATTGTACATACTTATTTTATTCAGCCATTTGTTATTCCTTCTTCTTCATTAGAAAAAACATTATTAGTTGGAGATTTTCTTTTCGTTAGTAAATTTCATTATGGAGCAAGAGTACCAATGACAACGGTTGCTTTGCCAATGGTACACGATTCTGTTCCGAAGACAAAAATGAAATCTTATATATTTGACGATAAATACGAAGAACGTAACACTTCTTGGAAAAACAAACTACAATTGCCTTATATGCGATTGCCTGGTTTCCAAAAAATAACACGAAACGAAATTGTAGTTTTCAATCAGCCTGCAGATACATTGTTGGACATGAATGATTTTACACCAGACCGAAATTACTACAAACCAATTGATAAGAAAACTAATTTAGTAAAACGTTGCGTTGGTGTTCCTGGTGATAATTTAGAAATAAGAGAAGGTCATGTTTACATAAATGGAGAGCAAAATATTTTGCCAGATCGCGCGCGATTACAGTTTTTCTACACTGTAAAAACTAATGGAGATATTAGACAGTTGTTTAATAAGTATGAAATTACCGAAAGTAGCGCTAATGAAACGTATTACATTGAAAACAAGTATTTAGACGATCCTAAAATTAAAGATTTTATAAACGCTAGTACAGATGTAAATTTAAATATAATAAAAAGAGATTCGCTAAAAACAGAAGTCTCTGGTCGATTAAATCAGCGTTTTTTCAATCGCTTAAAAATGACTGTTGCCAATACCAATTATATTGGTAACATGACTGAAGAATTAGCTGCGAAAGTAGCAAAAGACCCAAGCGTAATCTCTTTAGAGAAAGTAAACTCTGAAACTCCAGATGCTCGTTTATTTCCTCAAGATTCTGAGTATAGTTATACAGCAGATAACTTTGGACCAATTTACATTCCTAAAAAAGGAGAATCTTTAGATTTAACTATAACAAATTTCCCATTATACAAACGTGTAATTGGAGAATACGAAAGAAATACAATTACGTCTCGTGGAAACCAAATTTTAATAAATGGAGAAGTTGCAACAAACTATACCTTTAAACAAGATTACTATTGGATGATGGGAGATAATAGACAAAACTCAATCGATTCTAGATATTGGGGATTTGTACCTTTCGATCATGTCGTTGGGAAACCTGTTTTAGTATGGATGAGTTTCGATACTATTAAAAAGAAAGTACGTTGGGATAGATTGTTTACTACTGTACATGGAACAGGTAAATCTACATCTTACTTAATACCAGTATTGGTTTTAATTGCTGGGCTTATAGGTTTTAATCGCTTTAGAAAACGTAAAAAAAAATAA
- the dapB gene encoding 4-hydroxy-tetrahydrodipicolinate reductase, whose amino-acid sequence MKIALLGYGRMGKTIETIALSRGHKIVIKTSETVTSEITKADIAIDFSIPTAAFGNISNCINNNIPVISGTTGWLDHYDKIVDLCQQKKGAFIYASNFSLGVNIFFELNKTLAKMMSALEDYNVSLEEIHHTKKLDAPSGTAISLAKDIVENHNQFNSWQLDANEEKVLPITAKRIENVPGTHNITYKSEVDTIKIEHIAHSRQGFALGAVVAAEWLIGKTGVYTMKDVLNIS is encoded by the coding sequence ATGAAAATCGCTTTACTAGGCTATGGTAGAATGGGAAAAACAATTGAAACCATTGCTTTAAGTCGTGGACACAAGATTGTAATTAAAACTTCCGAAACCGTAACTTCTGAAATAACAAAAGCAGATATTGCTATAGACTTTAGTATTCCAACTGCTGCTTTTGGTAATATTTCTAACTGCATTAATAATAATATACCTGTAATTTCTGGAACTACTGGTTGGTTAGATCATTATGATAAGATTGTTGATTTGTGCCAGCAAAAAAAAGGAGCATTTATATATGCTTCAAATTTTAGTTTGGGTGTCAATATCTTTTTTGAATTGAATAAAACCTTAGCAAAAATGATGTCTGCTTTAGAAGATTACAATGTTAGTCTTGAAGAAATTCATCATACAAAAAAACTTGATGCACCTAGTGGTACAGCTATTTCTTTAGCTAAAGATATTGTAGAAAACCACAACCAATTCAACTCTTGGCAATTAGATGCTAATGAAGAAAAAGTACTTCCTATTACTGCAAAACGTATCGAGAACGTACCAGGAACACATAATATTACTTACAAAAGCGAAGTAGATACCATTAAAATAGAACATATTGCACACAGTCGTCAAGGTTTTGCTTTAGGAGCTGTTGTAGCTGCAGAATGGCTTATTGGAAAAACAGGTGTTTATACAATGAAAGACGTGTTAAATATTAGTTAA
- a CDS encoding DUF5683 domain-containing protein — protein sequence MTNKLLISIFCLLLSLSALAQKDKKKIEEKKAEDKKEQTKQNVEGLVIVPADSALVRKEIDPLRPSKAAFYSAILPGLGQAYNKKYWKIPLVYAALGTGVYFYIDNNKQYKRVRDAYKRRLAGFEDDEFQDRLTDDGLREAQKSLRRNKELSLLVTIGLYALNIIDANVDAHLLQYNVDENLSFKPHYKIDEFDKKGTVGLTMSFKLD from the coding sequence GTGACAAATAAACTACTTATATCCATCTTTTGTTTACTACTTAGTCTTTCCGCTTTAGCGCAAAAAGACAAAAAAAAGATAGAGGAAAAGAAAGCAGAAGACAAAAAGGAACAAACAAAACAAAACGTTGAAGGGTTAGTTATTGTACCTGCAGATTCTGCTTTGGTACGTAAAGAAATAGATCCATTACGTCCATCTAAGGCTGCCTTCTACTCTGCTATTTTACCTGGTTTAGGTCAAGCTTACAACAAGAAGTACTGGAAAATCCCTCTTGTTTATGCAGCACTGGGAACAGGTGTTTATTTTTACATAGATAACAACAAACAATACAAACGCGTACGTGATGCTTACAAACGTAGATTAGCAGGTTTTGAAGACGACGAATTTCAAGATCGATTAACAGATGATGGTTTACGTGAAGCACAAAAATCGTTAAGAAGAAATAAAGAATTATCGCTTTTAGTAACTATCGGTTTATATGCTTTAAATATTATAGATGCCAATGTAGACGCGCATTTATTACAATATAATGTAGATGAGAATTTAAGCTTTAAACCACATTATAAAATTGATGAGTTCGATAAAAAAGGAACTGTTGGCCTGACCATGAGTTTTAAGTTGGATTAG
- a CDS encoding ParB/RepB/Spo0J family partition protein, which translates to MAKATKKQALGRGLSALLKDPSNDIQSVQDKNADKVIGNIVELELDCIEMNPFQPRTSFNEETLRELASSIKELGVIQPITVRKLGFEKYQLVSGERRFRASKSIGLETIPAYIRIANDQESLEMALVENIQRQDLDPIEIALSYQRLIDEIQLTQEQMSDRVGKKRSTIANYLRLLKLDPIIQTGMRDGFLSMGHGRAIINIEDQTIQLDIYEKILANKLSVRDTEALVKNYNATDEVVVPKKATKEELPKFVKKGVAAFSEYFGHKIDVKVASNGKGKITIPFHSEEDFNRIKKLVEGDK; encoded by the coding sequence ATGGCGAAGGCAACAAAAAAACAGGCTTTAGGTAGAGGACTTTCAGCTTTACTAAAAGACCCAAGTAACGATATACAATCTGTACAAGATAAAAATGCAGATAAAGTTATTGGTAATATTGTGGAATTAGAATTGGATTGTATTGAGATGAATCCGTTTCAACCACGTACTAGTTTTAACGAAGAAACCTTACGCGAATTAGCATCTTCTATTAAAGAACTTGGTGTAATACAACCCATAACGGTAAGAAAATTAGGATTCGAAAAGTATCAATTGGTTTCTGGAGAACGTCGTTTTCGTGCTAGTAAATCTATAGGTTTAGAAACAATACCTGCATACATACGTATAGCAAACGATCAAGAAAGCCTAGAAATGGCATTGGTAGAAAACATCCAACGTCAAGACTTAGATCCTATTGAAATTGCATTATCGTACCAACGTTTAATTGATGAAATTCAATTAACACAAGAACAAATGAGTGATCGTGTTGGTAAAAAACGTTCTACAATTGCAAACTATTTACGCTTATTAAAACTTGATCCAATTATTCAAACAGGAATGCGTGATGGCTTCTTGTCTATGGGTCATGGTCGTGCAATTATTAATATTGAAGACCAAACAATACAATTAGATATTTACGAAAAAATATTAGCTAATAAATTATCTGTTCGTGATACAGAAGCATTAGTAAAAAACTATAATGCTACAGACGAAGTGGTTGTTCCTAAAAAAGCAACTAAAGAAGAATTGCCAAAGTTTGTTAAAAAAGGAGTAGCCGCTTTTTCTGAATACTTTGGACATAAAATAGACGTTAAAGTAGCTAGTAATGGTAAAGGAAAAATAACAATTCCTTTTCATTCTGAAGAAGATTTTAATCGTATTAAAAAGTTAGTTGAAGGTGACAAATAA